DNA from Daphnia pulicaria isolate SC F1-1A chromosome 3, SC_F0-13Bv2, whole genome shotgun sequence:
CTCGAGACTTAAACTCGGTATCAAATCGGACGTCATGAACTCGGCGAATTTTCAATGGTGAAAGCCACACACCAACCGAAACATCTTCACTCTTGTACTGTTGAAGTAAGGGTCCACTTTTTGCTATAAATTCTACCAAGTCAGATGACAGAATGTAGCCACCACCCAAAGCATAGGGTAGATAAGTGTCACAGAGAAACCATTCAGATTCTTTCcactttcctttttgaaaaacactGCTTCCACCCTTGAAGAATCCCCAGTAGAGATGACTTTGTGGTTTTTTCTGTAGTTCTTCTAGAAGTGGAACTGTTCTTACAAATGAATCATCATCACATTTGAGTAAAAAATTGAACTGATAATTCAAGTGTAGCCACTGGAATCCAGCCAAGACTTTTACGGTTAAGCTGGAATATGATTCACTTACAGAATCAAGAATTAGCAtgtcatgatgagtagtattTTCTTTAAGCACatcattcaaaacattttcagccAATCCTTTGGAAccaataacaaacaaatgttTCACTTTTTGGTGGCTAACTGAAAGCCATGTTTCTCTGATTGCTTTCCGTGTGGCAGATTTAGTTGGATCACTCATGatcaacacaatcaagtaaaaCGATTTTTGAGTTAAACCAACTACGGTTTGGCTTGAAATCTCATTCGCCATCGGTAATATTTCTGCATTTTTGGACTTGGAGTAAACCACAACTGCCAACACAAAAAGTGGTAAGATAAATAAACaaccgaaacaaaaaatattctttACAATCCGATTTTTGCTTTGTCGCCAGGCTCTAGCCATGATAAGAAATATCCCTCAACCCTTGACAGAAAAATAATACGTTAGTATTTTGACAAGAGCATGATTAGCACACAAGATCAATACAAAAACCTTCCAAATATTTACATTGCCGACTTCTCCCCATGACAACGCTGGACAGGAGCGCAatcaatatttgaatttttaacaaaaatgaaacagtTCGGCATCGTCGCGTTGCACCCAAGCGGCTTGGCTTGTCCTCAATTTGGCTTGCCACGACGAAGTTCTTACTTGTCAATCTACTACTTGCAACTTCGGCGTCCGCATTAACTTGGTAAGTTATCAGTCGTCATCCTctatattttacattttttaagtaaGGAAATCGTATAAGAACACAGCCTGTATCTGTACGCATTAGATCGTGTTATAATTTCAAAGACCCCTATAAAATTCTATGGGTGGAAAGTGAAGTGTATTGTTGACGTGGGAACCGTTGAGTACTGTACTAACGCGTCGTTGTTTGTATGTTTAGAAATTGAATTTACCTGAAATATGGCAGACAACGAAGATCTTTTGGATTACGAAGATGAGGAGGCGACGGAACAAGTAGCCGTTGAAGGAGCTGGAGATGCCCCAGCGAAGAAAGAAGTTAAAGGCACATACGTATCCATTCACAGCTCTGGTTTTCGAGATTTTCTGCTCAAGCCGGAAATTTTGAGAGCTATCGTTGACTGTGGTTTTGAACATCCTTCTGaaggtaatatttttttatttcagttaTTCTAGTCTCATTCCAATGTTAGTAATTTCATTGTTTCGACAATCTTCGATAGAAAATTGTAGTAGCAATGCTAAATGCTATAACCTGGGGCAAATTTCTGTACCATGCAAACTTGTGGTCTTGAGCTGAACCCCAGGAACAGAGAACTCACTTGCCTGACTCAATTTTTTTGCTTGATGACAATTTGTACTTAAGCTCCAGACTTGTGATACATTTTTGTGTTGGCTCATTATATTCTACTTAGTAATCTAATTCCGCTTCTTATCTTTTACAGTTCAGCATGAGTGTATTCCTCAGGCTGTTTTGGGAATGGATGTCTTGTGTCAAGCCAAATCTGGTATGGGTAAGACTGCTGTTTTCGTATTGGCCACCCTCCAACAGTTGGAAATGGTGGAAAATCAGGTTTCTGTTCTTGTCCTGTGCCATACACGAGAGCTAGCTTTCCAGATCTCCAAGGAATATGAACGTTTTTCCAAGTACATGACTACCATCAAGGTAAAAGCACTTGTTACATGAGTTATCTGTAAGAAATGACttaaattataattattttaggtTGGTGTATTCTTTGGTGGTTTAAATATTGCCAAAGATGAGCAAactttgaaatcaaattgccCTCACATTGTGGTTGGAACCCCTGGTCGTATCCTGGCGCTGGTCCGCTCGAAGAAACTAAACCTCCGCACACTTAAGCACTTCGTTCTTGACGAATGTGACAAAATGCTTGAAGCTCTAGGTAAAGCATTTCACTAATGTATTATATTGTTAATGTGAAATGTAATATTAATTCATATTTTAATATCTAGACATGCGTCGAGACGTGCAGGAGATTTTCCGCAACACACCTCATGAAAAACAAGTGATGATGTTCAGCGCCACGCTGAGCAAGGAGATCCGTCCTGTCTGCAAAAAGTTTATGCAAGATGTAATTAGCCCTTTCTCAACTTGGCCTTTTTCGAATGGAAGCAATGGAACGAGCCCTTCCTGCACAATCATCTACGGTGTTTCGCTGGGAATCTTACTGGAGCCCGTCGTCCCTTTAAATTGCTCTAGAACACACGTTTCATGGGGAAGGGCCGGGGGATAAAATTGTCTTCTTGCGTCATATTGGGGAAATTGCAAGTGTCGTCAACATGACAAACGAAATCTTTATACCACAATGTAGATCACGCTCTCAAGCGGATGAACCTCTGCGTACAACAAACTACGCTTAACACCTCCCTATCACTCCGGTCAATTGGGGACTAAAGCAACACGACCACCACATAAGCATCTCACCAACATTTTGCTGAAGGGGGGGTTGGACGGGTGGGGAAGCAAATCCCTCGGAATGATTCGGCTAACGGAGCGATCGAGTGTTACAACTTCTGAATCGTGAGCTACTAGAGGAACGACGTTTTCCCACTGCTGCGGTGATGTTGGCTATCGACACCATGTACGCACTGCAACTGCCGGCAGTCTGGAGTGTTGTGTCAAGCGGTCCTGCTCGCAGCTCGATTCGAAGGCTCGTCCATGTTGAATGAATCCTTCACCCTAAACGGACAACTTCGTGATGACTTGTCTGGCTTCCATTTGCTGTACCATTCCAAGGCCATCCAATTTTTCATCCCTGGCTTGaagtcatttttttattattatttttcatttaattttgctCTTATCCCTCCCTTATTCTCCAAACAACCTTGCATGTAACGTTTCTTATgtttaacaaaatttaatcTTGGATATAGCCAATGGAAGTATACGTTGACGACGAGTCCAAACTCACTCTGCACGGTCTCCAGCAGCACTATGTCAAACTAAAGGACAACGAGAAGAACCGAAAATTATTTGAGCTGCTTGACGTACTTGAGTTTAACCAGGTTAGATAAACAACTTGTACTATTATTTAAGTGTTTCCCGCTAATTTTCAACCTATTCCCATGATCAGGTCGTTATCTTCGTCAAATCCATTCAGCGTTGTATGGCGCTCTGCCAGTTGCTAGGCGAGCAAAACTTCCCTGCCATCGCCATTCACCGTAGCATGACTCAGGAAGAACGTTTGTCGCGTTACCAACAGTTCAAAGATTTCAAAAAGGTATGGtggtttaaattaaataccaattatttcctttaatgtaattaatgtttttttttttttttcagcgaaTTTTGGTAGCTACAGATTTGTTCGGTCGTGGCATGGACATTGAACGTGTCAATATCGTTTTTAACTACGACATGCCTGAAAACTCAGACTCGTACCTGCATCGTGTCGCTCGCGCTGGTCGTTTTGGAACTAAAGTAAGCTCATTTGTAATTTGATGACTATTGACtactttaatttcatttaaaaataggGATTGGGAATCACATTTGTAAGTGATGAGAACGATGCTAAAGTTTTGAATGACGTTCAAGAACGTTTCGACGTTAGCATCACACCGTTGCCAGATGAGATTGATTTGTCATCCTATAGTaagatctttttttattgaaacaaAGTTTTATTactaatttcttaatttttttagttgagGGACGTTAAACTGGACGGAGACTTATGAGCAGGTCGTTTTTTCATGTGACGATTccaatgtttttatttgtcctACACcgattggaaatttttttagccCGAAATAATACAAATCAATGATGGTACTCGATGTTCGATTTATACGtgtaattaatttcatttcccGACAAATACACTCAGTTGTAAGTTAAGATCTTTACCTTGAgtttaaaataagaataatgaaaaaaaaatatgcatcATACAATACAAAATAGAATACTAGTtctattattaaaatttttgaccCACAATATCTTCAAAAATCGAATAAACTGCTTATGTAACTTAATAACATTAATTCATTACTTTTCCTTGTTGAAGCCATGGGAGTAGTGTGGTTAttaatataaattaatttaaaaaaaaacatcattatATAATTACTTAAATTccaataaaattatattttaatcagaaatccaattttttgaaaaagttaacTGTTTATTCATGTCATTTCAAAACATTAATGCATTACTtcctctttttcgtttttgaagcAATGCGAGTGCCTGGTTTAGTTTGGATAATTTCAGCATACTTACGTTTGTTATATCTAACAAAATAACCGAATGTTGTAGTTGAAAATCTATGATAATCATATGAAAACTATACCTCTGGAAGTCTGCGTTCGCCATCAACTCATCGACAAGATTCTTCTTGCGGTCCTTTTTAGGTACTCTGTCATGATAAAAGTCTGCGTGACTGTCAACTACAGTTCCAACCTgttattaataaattttttgaattacttCCTAAACAGAATAAATATTaactcatttttgtttcattaccTGGAAATATTTTGGAACAACTTTCAGGTCATTCTTCTTGTAAAACTGTTTTGGATTCAAGATGGACCTCATTTGGATTATTTCAAGATCTCGAAGTTTTTCTTCAGTC
Protein-coding regions in this window:
- the LOC124328348 gene encoding beta-1,3-galactosyltransferase 6-like; this encodes MANEISSQTVVGLTQKSFYLIVLIMSDPTKSATRKAIRETWLSVSHQKVKHLFVIGSKGLAENVLNDVLKENTTHHDMLILDSVSESYSSLTVKVLAGFQWLHLNYQFNFLLKCDDDSFVRTVPLLEELQKKPQSHLYWGFFKGGSSVFQKGKWKESEWFLCDTYLPYALGGGYILSSDLVEFIAKSGPLLQQYKSEDVSVGVWLSPLKIRRVHDVRFDTEFKSRGCYNDYLITHKQSANEMREKHDNLIKTGKLCPSELRVRYSYNYNWTVLPSKCCKNFDPDLP
- the LOC124328346 gene encoding ATP-dependent RNA helicase WM6 codes for the protein MADNEDLLDYEDEEATEQVAVEGAGDAPAKKEVKGTYVSIHSSGFRDFLLKPEILRAIVDCGFEHPSEVQHECIPQAVLGMDVLCQAKSGMGKTAVFVLATLQQLEMVENQVSVLVLCHTRELAFQISKEYERFSKYMTTIKVGVFFGGLNIAKDEQTLKSNCPHIVVGTPGRILALVRSKKLNLRTLKHFVLDECDKMLEALDMRRDVQEIFRNTPHEKQVMMFSATLSKEIRPVCKKFMQDPMEVYVDDESKLTLHGLQQHYVKLKDNEKNRKLFELLDVLEFNQVVIFVKSIQRCMALCQLLGEQNFPAIAIHRSMTQEERLSRYQQFKDFKKRILVATDLFGRGMDIERVNIVFNYDMPENSDSYLHRVARAGRFGTKGLGITFVSDENDAKVLNDVQERFDVSITPLPDEIDLSSYIEGR